The following proteins come from a genomic window of Myroides odoratus DSM 2801:
- a CDS encoding outer membrane beta-barrel protein, with translation MKLKLHLTFLFLLFSCYTANAQFYGNDLYCYDCDFGIEVGGTLSNINGLDASEKAGLYIGLYNSYDFNDHWAIRFGLGYANLGARIKEYKTNVVLHTALIEPISVHYTFKQKFKTFLGANLGMTFFGKNPYNEDEPGMMLMPEGIKFFDVSLFAGGGYKLTDNLDLNLRYNLGMTNINNMEDSDAKWKNNWMSLSVAYTFR, from the coding sequence ATGAAATTAAAATTACACCTAACCTTTCTTTTCTTACTCTTTTCTTGCTATACAGCAAATGCGCAATTTTATGGCAATGATTTGTATTGCTACGATTGTGATTTCGGAATTGAAGTTGGAGGTACACTTTCCAATATTAATGGATTAGATGCTAGTGAAAAAGCAGGACTCTACATTGGGTTATACAATTCGTATGATTTTAATGATCACTGGGCTATTCGATTTGGATTGGGTTATGCCAATCTTGGTGCTAGAATAAAAGAATACAAGACCAATGTTGTTTTACACACGGCACTTATCGAACCAATTAGTGTACATTATACATTTAAACAAAAGTTCAAAACTTTTCTTGGAGCAAATCTAGGGATGACATTTTTTGGCAAAAACCCGTATAATGAGGACGAACCAGGTATGATGCTTATGCCTGAGGGCATCAAGTTTTTCGACGTCAGTCTTTTTGCGGGTGGTGGATACAAATTAACTGACAATCTCGATCTTAACCTCAGATACAATCTGGGTATGACGAATATCAACAACATGGAAGATTCTGATGCGAAATGGAAAAACAATTGGATGTCACTGAGCGTTGCTTATACATTTAGATAA
- a CDS encoding site-specific integrase: MELHKLNLLFIISRSRTNKQGLAPITCRITYLKARKEFSTGLFIKPEHWQNTKQKAHPPNEKNNFINTQLSLIQNKMNQAFLFLQLQQNKFNVEAIYKQYLGETQNKDKSLLEAFHYHNSKMEKLVGIEISENTLKKYRQTLNHVKAFIWFKFKRKDILLKDLKFSFITDLEFYLKTERKFFPNTYLKTTQRFRRVIRVAIAQDYLDKDPFMLYKPQRIKKEIVYLTSEELSKLENYDFYQNRLEKIRDLFILCCYTGLAFNEMSLLEQKHIITNFDGNKWIKMTRQKTSKELSIPLLPKALHLLEKISLTYPQRNNKLLPKISNQKFNSYLKEIAFIVGINKVLTHHIARKTFATTILLFNDVPMEIVSELLGHSKISMTQEH, encoded by the coding sequence ATGGAACTACATAAATTAAATCTACTGTTTATTATTTCTAGAAGTAGAACCAATAAACAAGGCTTAGCTCCTATTACCTGTAGGATCACCTATTTAAAAGCTAGAAAAGAGTTTTCTACAGGACTATTTATAAAACCAGAACACTGGCAAAATACCAAACAAAAAGCACATCCTCCCAATGAGAAGAATAATTTTATCAATACACAGCTAAGCCTGATTCAGAACAAAATGAATCAGGCTTTTTTATTTCTACAATTGCAACAAAATAAATTTAATGTTGAGGCTATATACAAACAGTATTTGGGAGAAACACAAAATAAAGACAAATCACTCCTAGAAGCTTTTCATTACCACAACAGTAAAATGGAAAAATTAGTAGGAATTGAAATTTCTGAGAATACCTTAAAGAAGTACAGACAAACACTCAATCATGTCAAGGCTTTTATATGGTTTAAATTCAAGAGGAAAGATATACTATTGAAAGATTTAAAATTTAGTTTTATTACTGACTTAGAATTTTACTTGAAAACAGAACGCAAGTTTTTTCCTAATACCTATCTCAAAACTACACAAAGATTTAGAAGAGTAATCAGAGTAGCTATTGCACAAGATTATTTAGATAAAGATCCTTTTATGTTATACAAACCTCAGAGAATAAAAAAGGAAATAGTTTATCTTACCTCTGAGGAATTAAGTAAACTAGAGAATTATGATTTTTATCAGAACAGATTAGAGAAAATAAGAGATTTATTCATTTTGTGCTGTTATACAGGCTTAGCCTTTAATGAAATGAGTCTATTAGAACAGAAACACATCATTACTAATTTTGATGGAAATAAGTGGATTAAAATGACTCGTCAGAAAACCTCTAAGGAATTATCTATTCCCCTTCTTCCTAAAGCACTTCACTTGTTAGAAAAAATCAGTTTAACCTATCCTCAGAGAAACAATAAATTACTTCCTAAGATTAGCAATCAAAAGTTTAATTCTTATCTGAAAGAAATAGCCTTCATTGTAGGAATAAACAAGGTTTTAACTCATCACATTGCAAGAAAGACCTTTGCTACAACTATCTTGTTATTTAATGATGTTCCTATGGAAATAGTTTCTGAACTTTTAGGGCATTCTAAGATTTCAATGACTCAGGAACATTAG
- a CDS encoding TlpA family protein disulfide reductase, translated as MKKALYFLAGIIFTIAVAGGIIYYWFSNNVTVAGGTAESSLISEEKVEEALATKIIDRISIAQYDIITQATTTKTMVNFWASWCESCLKEIPTLKQYAASRNINLIFVNFDKVTIAQSKVVLDKMKKLNIDKTYQLMGDEKLIDPFNHRMLGSFLEERNIKMDTLGLPINLIYENGTNTHFFGPTQMENILFQGLDNYIKEH; from the coding sequence ATGAAAAAAGCACTTTACTTCTTAGCAGGAATCATTTTTACTATAGCTGTGGCTGGGGGAATCATATACTATTGGTTTTCTAATAATGTAACAGTAGCAGGTGGGACTGCTGAATCTTCACTTATTTCCGAAGAAAAAGTTGAAGAGGCACTTGCAACTAAAATAATAGACCGTATTTCTATTGCTCAATATGATATTATAACACAAGCTACCACTACCAAAACAATGGTCAATTTTTGGGCAAGCTGGTGTGAATCTTGTTTAAAGGAAATTCCAACACTAAAACAATATGCAGCTAGCCGCAATATTAATCTCATTTTTGTAAACTTTGACAAAGTAACAATAGCTCAAAGTAAGGTAGTCTTGGACAAAATGAAAAAACTAAACATAGATAAAACCTATCAACTTATGGGGGATGAAAAATTAATAGATCCTTTCAATCATAGGATGCTTGGCAGCTTTCTTGAAGAACGAAATATTAAAATGGATACACTTGGTTTACCTATCAATTTAATCTATGAAAATGGGACAAACACACATTTTTTTGGTCCAACACAAATGGAAAATATTCTATTTCAAGGGCTAGATAACTATATAAAAGAACATTAA
- a CDS encoding NADPH-dependent FMN reductase, with protein MKALIFNGSLDEESFRTSRRIAQFYADEFIKANLEVEQVHLSDYQIPIFQAKHMETPPQDVTRFIDAFRAADVMIWLTPLYHGGMTGVMKNALDWLELTSRDTPAYLTNKIIGFTCWSAGNQAMQGIQALDNVAKALRAWSLPYSIPISNMDLYINNEIADVYQKKMSMLAQLLIESKTR; from the coding sequence ATGAAAGCTTTAATTTTTAATGGTTCTTTGGATGAAGAATCTTTTAGAACGTCACGACGTATTGCCCAATTCTATGCTGACGAATTCATAAAGGCTAACCTAGAGGTAGAACAAGTACACTTATCTGATTATCAGATCCCTATATTCCAAGCAAAACACATGGAAACCCCTCCTCAAGATGTTACCCGATTTATTGATGCCTTTCGCGCTGCGGATGTCATGATTTGGTTAACTCCTTTATATCACGGAGGTATGACGGGAGTAATGAAAAACGCGCTAGATTGGTTGGAACTCACTTCTCGCGATACACCGGCGTATTTAACCAATAAGATTATTGGTTTTACGTGTTGGTCCGCAGGGAATCAAGCCATGCAGGGAATTCAGGCCTTAGATAATGTTGCCAAAGCATTAAGAGCCTGGTCTTTACCTTATAGTATTCCAATTAGCAATATGGATTTATACATTAATAATGAAATTGCTGATGTATATCAGAAAAAAATGAGTATGTTAGCGCAACTTTTAATCGAGAGTAAAACTCGATAA
- a CDS encoding META domain-containing protein, whose product MNKIYLTLLVLLVFVPQVQAQIPQDSILNTTWILTQATNILPIQRQTTLQINTVKYEIKGFAGCNNYTLPIKQIKERRNYTQITTDAIITNDNSCTKNVNEFEKAFLHALSNQRLRVETDQAKLTIVNENKQTFTFSVQPQNPLLNYIEKHAWKLIQLKGNSDRVYHPYLTFDFHSNTVSGYTGCSYFTGKIAISNALNKIQFFDLEVKKRTCMSTNRKTVEKDFIQLLEGETFSFDVAEQTLNLYQDNALLLMFGFIPKHLISE is encoded by the coding sequence ATGAATAAAATCTACTTAACCTTATTGGTCTTGCTTGTCTTTGTCCCTCAGGTACAAGCTCAAATTCCACAGGATTCTATCCTCAATACCACTTGGATTTTAACACAAGCAACCAATATATTACCCATTCAGCGGCAAACCACTTTGCAAATCAATACCGTTAAATACGAGATTAAGGGATTTGCAGGATGTAATAATTATACCTTACCAATCAAACAGATTAAGGAAAGAAGAAACTATACCCAAATTACAACAGATGCAATCATAACCAATGATAATAGTTGTACAAAAAATGTCAATGAATTTGAAAAGGCTTTTTTACACGCCTTAAGTAATCAACGACTTCGAGTAGAAACGGATCAAGCAAAACTAACGATTGTAAATGAAAACAAACAGACATTTACCTTTTCTGTTCAGCCTCAAAATCCTTTACTCAATTACATTGAAAAGCATGCGTGGAAATTAATTCAACTCAAGGGAAACAGCGATCGCGTGTATCATCCTTATTTGACTTTTGACTTTCACAGCAATACGGTTTCTGGTTATACGGGTTGTAGCTATTTTACAGGTAAGATTGCCATCAGCAATGCCTTAAATAAAATCCAGTTTTTCGATTTAGAGGTCAAAAAGAGAACGTGTATGTCTACCAATCGCAAGACGGTAGAAAAAGATTTTATTCAGCTGCTAGAAGGGGAAACATTCTCTTTTGATGTAGCCGAACAAACCCTTAATTTATACCAAGATAATGCCCTACTCCTGATGTTTGGTTTTATTCCGAAGCACTTGATCTCGGAATAA
- the pyrR gene encoding bifunctional pyr operon transcriptional regulator/uracil phosphoribosyltransferase PyrR: MNPKVLLTSKEIDIILHRLACQLVENHLDFSDTLLIGIQPRGKYLAKRIKAILETEYNIADVPLGYLDITFFRDDFRRNQKPLEANRTEIDFLVEDKKVVFIDDVLYTGRSIRAALTAIQSFGRPAEIELLVLIDRRFSRHLPIQPDYRGRQVDAFDQEAVRVHWSEDGTSDCIYLEEFDNN, translated from the coding sequence ATGAATCCAAAAGTATTACTTACTTCAAAAGAGATTGATATTATTCTTCATCGTTTGGCCTGTCAGTTGGTGGAAAATCACTTGGATTTTTCTGATACATTACTGATTGGTATTCAACCCCGTGGTAAATATTTGGCAAAGCGAATCAAAGCCATTTTGGAAACAGAATACAATATTGCAGATGTTCCTTTAGGATATTTGGATATCACGTTTTTCCGCGATGATTTTAGGAGAAATCAAAAGCCACTTGAAGCAAATCGAACTGAAATTGACTTTCTTGTTGAAGATAAGAAAGTAGTTTTTATTGATGATGTTTTATATACAGGACGTAGCATTCGCGCAGCTTTGACTGCTATTCAATCGTTTGGACGACCTGCAGAAATTGAATTATTGGTGCTAATAGACAGAAGATTTAGTCGTCATTTGCCTATTCAACCAGATTATAGAGGAAGACAGGTAGATGCCTTTGACCAAGAAGCGGTACGCGTACATTGGTCTGAAGATGGTACGAGCGATTGCATCTATTTGGAAGAATTTGACAATAATTAA
- a CDS encoding aspartate carbamoyltransferase catalytic subunit, whose translation MKELSVNHLLGIKYINKADIDLIFETADHFKEVINRPIKKVPSLRDITIANIFFENSTRTKLSFELAQKRLSADVISFSSAQSSVKKGETLIDTVNNILAMKVDMVVMRHSNPGAAYFLSKNVKASIVNAGDGAHEHPTQALLDSYSIRERLGDVAGKKVVIVGDILHSRVALSNIFALQMQGAEVRVCGPKTLIPKYIESLGVKVEPNLRKALEWCDVANMLRVQNERLDFSYFPNTREYAQQYGLTKEILDSLDKEIVVMHPGPINRGVEITSDVADSQQSVILDQVENGVAIRMAVIYLLASKIK comes from the coding sequence ATGAAAGAATTAAGTGTAAATCACCTATTAGGAATAAAATATATTAATAAAGCGGATATTGATTTGATTTTTGAAACAGCAGATCATTTTAAAGAAGTAATCAATAGACCCATCAAAAAAGTACCTTCACTACGAGATATTACTATTGCCAATATCTTTTTTGAAAACAGTACACGAACAAAATTGTCTTTTGAGTTGGCTCAAAAGCGATTATCAGCTGATGTTATCAGTTTTTCTTCTGCCCAATCTTCCGTTAAAAAAGGAGAAACATTAATTGATACTGTAAATAATATTTTAGCAATGAAAGTGGACATGGTAGTTATGCGTCATAGCAATCCAGGAGCCGCTTATTTTTTGTCTAAAAATGTGAAAGCGAGTATTGTAAATGCTGGTGATGGAGCACACGAACACCCAACGCAAGCACTTTTGGATAGCTATTCTATTCGCGAAAGATTAGGCGATGTAGCGGGTAAAAAAGTGGTGATTGTTGGGGATATTTTACATTCACGTGTGGCTTTATCCAATATTTTTGCTTTGCAAATGCAAGGAGCTGAAGTACGCGTTTGTGGACCTAAAACATTAATTCCAAAATATATTGAGAGTCTAGGGGTAAAAGTAGAACCTAATTTGAGAAAAGCGCTAGAGTGGTGTGATGTAGCGAATATGCTACGCGTGCAAAATGAGCGTTTGGATTTTAGCTATTTCCCTAATACAAGAGAATATGCTCAACAATATGGTTTGACGAAAGAAATCTTAGATTCTTTAGATAAAGAAATTGTAGTAATGCACCCAGGACCGATCAATAGAGGGGTTGAGATTACATCTGATGTTGCTGATTCTCAACAATCTGTTATTTTGGATCAAGTAGAAAATGGAGTAGCCATCCGCATGGCGGTGATTTATCTTTTGGCATCCAAAATTAAATAG
- a CDS encoding ribonuclease Z — translation MKLTILGCYAATPRTMTNPTSQVLELNGHMFLIDAGEGTQIQLRKKKLKFQRINHIFISHLHGDHLYGLIGLISTYSLLNRQSDLHVYGPKGIKEIILLQLRLSNSFTGYNLYFHELESKESEVVFEDDRVIVRTIPLDHRVYTNGYLFESKPGDRKLRIGAIEDLGIDHCYYRKIKQGGDITLEDGTLVRNEDITYDPEPTESYAFCSDTYYSEAIVPIIKEVDVLYHESTFLESEIHYTERTKHCTAKQAAMIAKLAGAKTLVLGHYSTRYDDISLFKKEAAEVFEGTIENADDGVIFDFTK, via the coding sequence TTGAAACTTACTATATTAGGTTGTTATGCAGCTACACCAAGAACAATGACTAATCCAACTTCTCAAGTTTTGGAGCTAAATGGACATATGTTTTTGATTGATGCTGGAGAAGGTACTCAAATCCAATTAAGAAAGAAAAAACTTAAGTTTCAACGAATTAACCATATTTTCATTTCACATTTACACGGAGATCATCTGTATGGTTTAATTGGTTTGATTTCAACCTATTCTCTTTTAAATAGACAGAGTGATTTACATGTCTATGGACCGAAAGGAATTAAAGAAATTATTTTATTGCAATTGCGATTGAGTAATTCTTTTACTGGCTATAATTTGTACTTCCATGAATTAGAAAGCAAAGAAAGTGAAGTTGTCTTTGAGGATGATCGCGTGATTGTACGTACCATTCCTTTAGATCACCGCGTGTATACCAATGGTTATTTGTTTGAATCTAAACCAGGGGATCGAAAGTTGAGAATTGGTGCGATTGAAGATTTAGGAATTGATCACTGCTATTATCGAAAGATAAAACAAGGAGGAGATATAACGTTAGAGGATGGAACACTAGTACGTAATGAGGATATTACCTATGATCCAGAACCTACGGAAAGCTATGCTTTTTGCTCCGATACGTACTATTCGGAAGCGATTGTACCGATTATCAAAGAGGTGGATGTTTTATACCATGAAAGTACTTTTTTAGAATCAGAGATCCATTATACGGAACGTACCAAACACTGTACAGCGAAACAAGCAGCGATGATTGCGAAATTAGCAGGTGCTAAAACATTGGTATTAGGGCATTATTCAACCCGATACGATGATATTAGCCTTTTTAAGAAAGAAGCGGCAGAAGTTTTTGAGGGAACGATAGAAAATGCCGATGATGGTGTTATCTTTGATTTTACTAAATAA
- the pdxH gene encoding pyridoxamine 5'-phosphate oxidase, producing the protein MNDLSNYRKSYEKQVLVEAEVDPNPMMQFRQWFCEVEDFGGVEEVNAMTVSSIGLDGFPKARVVLLKSYDENGFVFFTNYQSEKGKAITANPHICLSFFWPSMERQVIIKGIAKKVSDNQSDNYFDSRPLGSRLGAIVSNQSEVIESYEGLVQTLKELEQTATEDTVHRPKHWGGFCVEPVSIEFWQGRPNRLHDRIRYTLTADQLDWKIERLAP; encoded by the coding sequence ATGAACGATTTAAGTAACTATAGAAAATCATACGAAAAACAAGTACTGGTGGAAGCGGAAGTCGATCCTAATCCCATGATGCAATTTCGCCAATGGTTTTGCGAAGTAGAAGATTTTGGAGGGGTGGAAGAAGTGAATGCCATGACTGTTTCATCTATTGGCTTGGATGGGTTTCCTAAAGCAAGAGTGGTGCTGTTGAAATCATATGATGAAAATGGCTTTGTATTTTTTACCAATTATCAGTCAGAAAAAGGAAAAGCAATTACAGCGAACCCCCATATATGTCTATCTTTTTTTTGGCCTTCGATGGAACGTCAAGTGATTATCAAAGGAATAGCAAAAAAAGTTAGCGACAATCAATCGGATAATTATTTTGATAGTCGTCCTTTGGGAAGTCGTTTGGGCGCTATTGTTTCCAACCAAAGTGAGGTTATTGAATCTTATGAAGGTTTGGTACAAACATTAAAAGAATTAGAACAAACTGCAACAGAAGATACCGTTCATCGCCCAAAACATTGGGGCGGTTTTTGTGTAGAGCCTGTAAGTATTGAATTCTGGCAAGGAAGACCGAATCGCCTACATGATCGTATTCGCTATACCTTAACAGCGGATCAATTGGATTGGAAAATTGAACGTTTAGCGCCTTAA
- a CDS encoding MFS transporter, whose amino-acid sequence MNSLTTKTNYPALYTLVTVFFFWGFFAAGNSIFIPFCKAFFDLDQFQSQLIDFSFYTAYYFGALLLFLVSAWKKKDVVNNWGYKRSIVYGLLFSTGGAIAMIWVVQISVYAALLVGLFIVALGFSLQQIAANPFAISLGDPKTGTSRVSLGGGINSLGTTIGPLLMAYALYGSTKTLTDDQIQHLSLDSMTLLYGAVGGLFLLAALLFFFSKKIPDSKSSAEIKPAKKAMVLLVSMTVLLVAVFIPVFNTYKSEAYLRVSALQKQQETVISSLKVEQNEEVRMANEVKLTNLKQEIKETLTPIENKRIYLLGGALLIIVGSIAFAYFTSQRNKEGWGAMQYPQLLLGMLAIFAYVGVEVGIGSNLGELLKLEEFGSLQAVEIAPYVSMYWGSLMIGRWAGAVSVFQLSKRNELIALIAVPFLAYFVILFANYFAGNEIEHLYYYSLCVAIQIVFSFWSKNKSARTMILFSLFGLLAMIVGLFSSGMLAIYAFLAGGLACSVLWPAIFNIAIMGLGKYTAQGSSFLIMMILGGGILPPIQGKLADIIGIHESYIVNAVCFGYLVLFGILAKKVLQKQGIAIDEID is encoded by the coding sequence ATGAATTCATTGACTACCAAAACCAATTACCCTGCTTTATACACCTTAGTAACTGTTTTTTTCTTCTGGGGATTTTTCGCCGCGGGGAATAGTATTTTCATTCCGTTTTGTAAGGCCTTTTTTGATTTAGATCAGTTTCAGTCTCAATTAATTGATTTTTCTTTTTATACCGCCTATTACTTTGGAGCACTATTGCTTTTTTTAGTCAGTGCGTGGAAGAAGAAAGACGTGGTGAATAATTGGGGGTATAAGCGCTCAATTGTGTATGGGTTGTTGTTTTCGACAGGAGGTGCAATAGCTATGATTTGGGTCGTTCAAATCAGCGTATATGCAGCGTTGCTGGTGGGGTTGTTTATTGTAGCCTTGGGGTTCTCCCTACAGCAGATTGCAGCCAATCCATTTGCGATTTCACTTGGTGATCCCAAGACAGGAACAAGTCGAGTGAGCCTTGGTGGCGGAATTAATTCACTCGGGACCACCATAGGTCCTTTGTTAATGGCTTATGCCTTATATGGGAGTACTAAAACGCTAACGGATGACCAAATTCAACATTTAAGCTTGGATAGTATGACCTTGCTATACGGGGCCGTTGGAGGGTTATTTCTCTTGGCTGCTTTATTGTTCTTCTTTTCGAAAAAAATACCAGATAGCAAGAGTAGTGCTGAGATAAAACCCGCTAAAAAAGCGATGGTGTTGTTGGTGAGTATGACTGTCTTATTAGTTGCTGTTTTTATTCCAGTGTTTAATACATATAAAAGTGAAGCTTATTTACGTGTATCGGCGTTGCAAAAGCAACAAGAAACGGTAATTAGTTCATTGAAAGTAGAGCAAAACGAAGAAGTAAGGATGGCGAATGAAGTAAAGTTGACGAATCTAAAGCAAGAAATCAAAGAAACCTTAACGCCAATCGAAAATAAGCGTATTTACCTTTTAGGGGGAGCTTTGCTGATTATCGTTGGAAGTATAGCCTTTGCTTATTTTACAAGTCAAAGAAACAAAGAAGGATGGGGAGCAATGCAATATCCTCAATTGCTTTTGGGGATGTTAGCAATCTTCGCTTATGTAGGAGTTGAGGTTGGAATTGGAAGTAATTTAGGCGAATTGCTCAAATTGGAAGAGTTCGGATCGCTACAGGCGGTTGAAATTGCGCCTTATGTCTCGATGTATTGGGGAAGCTTGATGATTGGACGCTGGGCAGGTGCGGTAAGTGTTTTTCAATTGAGTAAAAGAAATGAGCTTATCGCTTTGATAGCGGTGCCTTTTTTAGCGTATTTCGTTATTTTATTCGCTAATTATTTCGCGGGGAATGAAATTGAACATTTGTATTACTATAGTTTATGTGTAGCGATTCAAATTGTTTTTTCTTTTTGGAGTAAAAATAAATCAGCGCGTACGATGATTTTATTTAGCTTGTTTGGTTTATTGGCTATGATTGTAGGACTTTTCTCTAGTGGAATGCTAGCAATTTATGCCTTCTTAGCTGGTGGATTGGCTTGCAGCGTACTTTGGCCTGCTATTTTTAATATCGCTATTATGGGATTAGGGAAATATACAGCACAAGGTTCGTCGTTTTTGATTATGATGATTCTAGGTGGTGGAATATTGCCTCCAATTCAAGGGAAATTAGCTGATATCATTGGTATTCATGAATCTTATATCGTAAATGCAGTGTGTTTTGGTTACTTGGTGCTCTTCGGTATCTTGGCGAAAAAAGTACTGCAGAAACAAGGGATTGCGATTGATGAGATTGATTAA
- a CDS encoding DinB family protein, with product METTKLLSNLLELTQQIKQEAIAFQELPDFLLYTRPQPASWSVLECMEHLNRYGYFYIPEITIRISTTKYTTPSPVFKSGYLGNYFAKSMLPKAKLNKMKTFKSMNPSTSHVDREVLTVFIQQQDSLIALLEQAKNINLNQTKTSISISKWIKLKLGDTLKVVVFHNLRHLVQMQNILNNLKEYGL from the coding sequence ATGGAAACGACTAAGCTACTCTCAAACTTACTGGAACTAACGCAACAAATCAAACAAGAAGCTATTGCTTTTCAAGAGCTTCCAGATTTTCTACTTTACACTAGACCTCAACCTGCGAGTTGGAGTGTTTTGGAATGTATGGAACACCTCAACCGATATGGTTATTTTTATATCCCTGAAATCACAATTAGAATAAGCACCACCAAATACACCACTCCTTCTCCTGTATTCAAGAGTGGATATTTAGGTAATTATTTCGCTAAAAGCATGTTGCCAAAAGCAAAACTCAACAAAATGAAGACATTTAAATCCATGAACCCCAGTACAAGTCATGTAGATCGTGAGGTTTTAACCGTTTTCATTCAACAACAAGACAGTCTTATTGCTCTTTTAGAACAAGCCAAAAACATCAATCTAAACCAAACCAAAACATCTATTTCCATAAGTAAATGGATCAAATTAAAACTAGGAGATACCTTGAAAGTTGTCGTTTTTCACAACCTTAGACACTTGGTGCAAATGCAAAATATTCTCAATAATCTAAAAGAATATGGGTTATGA
- a CDS encoding Crp/Fnr family transcriptional regulator, with translation MDTISTLYNSLEQANHWDKTITLKRMEYLTLAHTIDTNIYYIETGSVKISIYLQDQEHIIRFGYRHNFITALDSFITNKPTEFHIQALKKTTIKVIKKEHYLQFIRSNPAHQILWDMLLEGLILQQLEREKDLLIKSPAERYIRVLQRSPRLFQEIPNKYIASYLGMSPETLSRLKKS, from the coding sequence ATGGACACCATTTCTACTTTATACAACAGCTTAGAACAAGCGAATCACTGGGACAAAACCATCACCTTAAAACGAATGGAATACCTCACACTTGCGCATACTATCGATACCAATATTTACTATATCGAAACAGGGAGTGTGAAAATTTCCATCTACCTGCAGGATCAAGAACACATTATTCGATTTGGTTATCGACATAATTTTATCACCGCATTGGATAGTTTTATCACCAATAAACCGACCGAATTTCATATCCAAGCCTTAAAAAAAACAACAATAAAAGTCATTAAAAAAGAACATTATCTTCAATTTATTCGCAGTAATCCAGCCCATCAAATCCTTTGGGATATGCTTTTAGAAGGTTTAATTTTACAACAATTGGAACGCGAGAAAGACTTGCTTATCAAATCGCCTGCGGAACGCTATATACGTGTTTTACAACGAAGTCCGCGTTTGTTTCAAGAAATTCCAAACAAGTATATTGCGTCTTACTTAGGCATGTCACCAGAAACCTTATCTCGATTAAAGAAATCTTGA